A region of Channa argus isolate prfri chromosome 8, Channa argus male v1.0, whole genome shotgun sequence DNA encodes the following proteins:
- the ushbp1 gene encoding colorectal mutant cancer protein, with the protein MEDSCRVRCNSLDTGSRCDKEVIESMAFDPEGSDPTENLKPSPAELAQCEAEVGMLLSIIAELNKKMGSLKAPSECDDLRPQVPSRPLVPDLLSHRLVRGSPERHIFSAAKPPLNDQGGSGIVWSKLQEVLSSVEDSISCRRTWAAPIRATDQGKHREHLRAAQESSVKAAQILDEMEREFGISCPSSLLNNQYQEEMLDVDKRDSSLKSTLQNHQEERAQSNMSQMEEEKNKLVGLHKAWRSGNRSPSYRSTAGSLSPDWASPPYPGSPLLHRRRARTVTSAGGDSSSVGSVNSGSPCPSPISLDPETERLNRYIERLKSRNERLTAALERRKGESEQISVTLSRLESDCSALQMALSYCEECEEAYSELLSLYEGKRQQSIPLQTDSAEALGDRQQPSGPSAQLRKMGTEELSTSFSAAGVTEETETQSHAGQRTPELLDRETILRQRIECLKKERAAICPPKPQPGVEGKVSTETDQLAGSRGGHVTKDNTKPPDAKKDKASMFYELISVREEMSDLRALTRLKEKELRCLEWSFMAHKAQEAAGAFVLESPEELEDHKTEQQRLYETTAKLCSDEDVAGLRTRPVLKELHSILQREQALKKRLALVQDSLNTVLSDRRDNGEQIARLTQAQSKALSSYRQFRRKYREQVWRLEQKVAAMMESQHNQSGAPKAAVEALDWRREETVL; encoded by the exons ATGGAG GATTCCTGTCGGGTCAGATGCAACAGCCTGGATACTGGGTCAAGGTGTGACAAGGAGGTGATCGAGTCCATGGCTTTTGACCCTGAGGGCTCTGACCCTACGGAAAACCTTAAGCCTTCCCCAGCAGAACTGGCTCAGTGTGAGGCTGAAGTGGGAATGCTGCTTAGCATCATTGCTGAACTGAACAAGAAGATGGGGTCACTAAAAGCACCAAG TGAATGTGATGATCTGAGACCACAGGTGCCATCCAGGCCtctggtcccagatcttctgtCCCACAGGTTGGTCAGAGGCAGTCCGGAGAGAcacattttctctgctgctAAACCTCCACTAAATGACCAAG GGGGCAGTGGCATTGTCTGGTCAAAACTGCAGGAGGTTTTATCATCAGTGGAGGACTCCATCAGCTGTAGAAGGACCTGGGCTGCTCCAATCAGAGCCACTGACCAGGGCAAGCACAGAGAGCATCTGAGAGCAGCTCAGGAGAGCTCGGTCAAGGCCGCTCAG ATATTGGATGAAATGGAAAGAGAGTTTGGGATTTCGTGCCCATCAAGCCTGCTGAACAACCAGTACCAGGAGGAGATGCTAGATGTGGATAAGCGAGACTCATCTCTCAAAAGCACTCTCCAGAATCACCAAGAGGAGAGAGCACAAAGCAACATGAGTCAgatggaagaagagaaaaataag CTGGTAGGGCTCCATAAGGCCTGGAGGTCCGGCAATCGATCTCCTTCGTACCGGTCCACTGCTGGGAGTCTCAGTCCAGACTGGGCTTCTCCTCCCTACCCTGGCTCTCCTTTACTCCACAGAAGAAGAGCCAGAACTGTAACATCCGCTGGTGGAGACAGCTCTTCTGTGGGCTCTGTTAACTCAGGCAGTCCTTGTCCCAGCCCCATCAGCCTGGACCCCGAAACCGAACGACTGAACAG GTACATTGAGAGGCTGAAATCCAGAAATGAACGCCTGACTGCAGCTCTGGAGCGAAGGAAGGGAGAGTCAGAGCAGATCAGTGTTACACTGAGCAGACTAGAGTCTGACTGCTCTGCCCTGCAGATGGCCCTCAGCTACTG TGAGGAATGTGAAGAGGCCTACAGCGAGCTACTGTCACTTTACGAAGGCAAGAGGCAGCAAAGCATTCCTCTGCAGACCGACTCAGCAG AGGCACTTGGTGACAGACAGCAGCCCAGTGGTCCATCAGCTCAGCTCAGGAAAATGGGAACTGAAGAATTGTCCACCTCCTTCTCAGCAGCAGGGGTcacagaagagacagaaacacagagccaCGCAGGGCAGAG GACCCCTGAACTGCTGGATCGAGAGACTATTCTCCGTCAGAGAATTGAGTGCCTGAAAAAGGAGCGGGCAGCCATTTGTCCACCTAAGCCGCAACCAGGAGTTGAGGGCAAAGTGAGCACGGAAACTGATCAGTTGGCTGGATCAAGAGGGGGACATGTGACCAAAGATAACACTAAACCCCCTGACGCCAAGAAAGACAAGGCATCCATGTTCTATGAACTCATCTCTGTCAGG gAGGAGATGTCAGATCTCCGAGCTCTAACCCGCCTAAAAGAGAAAGAACTAAGGTGTCTGGAGTGGAGTTTCATGGCCCACAAGGCCCAGGAAGCAGCTGGAGCCTTTGTCCTAGAAAGtccagaggagctggaggacCATAAAACGGAACAACAG AGGCTCTATGAGACCACAGCTAAACTATGTAGTGATGAGGACGTCGCTGGGCTTCGAACCAGGCCCGTTCTGAAAGAGCTGCACTCCATCCTGCAAAG GGAACAAGCCCTGAAAAAAAGACTAGCTTTAGTCCAGGACTCCTTGAACACAGTCCTCTCAGACAGGAGGGACAATGGAGAGCAGATTGCAAGGCTCACACAAGCTCAAAG TAAGGCCTTGAGTTCGTACCGGCAGTTTCGGCGGAAGTACAGAGAGCAGGTGTGGAGGCTGGAGCAGAAAGTGGCGGCCATGATGGAGAGTCAACACAACCAGAGCGGAGCACCAAAAGCTGCAGTGGAAGCTCTGGATTGGAGACGGGAAGAGACTGTTCTGTGA